GCGGGCGAGGACTGGATGCGGCCGGCGCTGTCCGAGGAAGCGCTGCGGCTCGGCCGCATTCTTGCCGGGCTCGCACCGCTCGAACCCGAGGTTCACGGCCTCGTGGCGCTGATGGAGATCGCGGCGTCGCGCTTTGGCGCGCGGACGGGCCCGGACGGTGAGCCGATCCTGCTGCTCGATCAGAACCGCGCGCGCTGGGATCAGCTTTTGATCCGGCGCGGACTTGCAGCCTTGGCGCTCGCCGAATCGCTCGGCGGCGAGCCGGAGCCTTACCAATTGCAGGCCGCAATCGCTGCATGTCATGCGCGGGCGCGCGTTGCCCGGGATACCGACTGGCCGCGGATCGTCGCGCTTTACGGCGCGCTCGCCGAGCTGGTGCCTTCGCCGGTGATCGAACTGAATCGCGCCGTGGCGGTCGGCATGGCGTCCGGCCCCGCTGCCGGACTCGAACTGGTCGATGCGTTGAGCGCCGAGCCCGCACTGAAGTCCTATCACCTGCTTCCGAGCGTGCGCGGCGATCTCCTCGTGAAGCTCGGCCGCCATGCCGAAGCGCGCGCCGAGTTCGAGCGCGCGGCACAGCTCACGCGCAACGAACGCGAGCGCAAACTGTTGCTGGCAAGGGCGGCTGAGGCGTCAGCGAATTGAATCTGTGGTAGACTTTTCGTGGGAGCCGTTCCATGTCGCGCGTGCAACGCCGTGTGCAGAAGATCGCTGCCGTAGGGGGCGCCCTCGTCCTCCTGATCTCTTTATCGGTCGGCGACAGCGTGGCTGCACAAAGGCGGACCAAGCTGCCGGCCGCACAGACCGGCCGCGGGCCGGGCTGCTTCGATACCTGCTCCGCCCAATGCACGGCCACAGGAAACAGCAATGGAAGTTGCTCGCGAATCTGCTACGCCCGATGCAGCGGCGTGCAAGGCGACATTGAAAATCGATTCTGAGCGGCGCTGAGTCGACCGGCTCCGTCAGTATTGCCCTTCCAGTGGCAAGCCGAAGGTGAACTGACCGTACATCGACATGACAGCGTCGAAGTTGAGGCTGATGTGGTGGTTGACCGCGGCCACGTCGCGCCAGGCGCGCTGCAGCGGATGACCGTGTTGCAGGCAGCGGCCGCCGGCGGCGTCGAAGATCAGGTCGACCGCCGTCTTGGCCTCCTGCGCGATGAAAGATTGGGTGCGCCGGGCCAGTAGCCGCGTCGCCATCGATTGTTTGCCGTCCTGCCTGACCTCGCGCTCGGCAACGTCCACCACGTGCTGCGCCGACAGCCGGCACGCGTCGATGCGCGCGGCCGCCTCGCCGACGCGTTTCTGGATGGTCTGGAAGTCGGCGATCCGCTTGCCGCCGAGCACCACCGCGCCGTGCGTCTGACGCACTTTGTTTTCGTCAATGAACCGCTCCAAGGCTCCGGCGGCCGCCGCGACCGCGGGCATGGCCAAGGCGAAGGGCACCTCGGTCAAAAGCGACACGCGATAGAGCGGGTTTTTGTTCGATTCCGCGCCCGGCGCGGTGCTGCCGACGGCATCGGAGAAACGCAGAACCCTGTGAGCTGGCACAAACGCATTGTCGACGAGGACATCGTAACTGCCGGTCCCGGCGAGGCCGACAGGACGCCAGCTCTCCCAATCGATCTTGTAATCGGCCTTCGGCACCAGCGTGAAAGCCGGGACCGGCTTGCCTTCGGGCCCGACCGGCAGCATCGCGCCGCAGAGATTCCATGCGGCGCCGGGCGAGCCCGAGGAAAACGGAAATCGTCCTGACAGCCGGTAGCCGCCCTCTACCACCGTCGCCTTGCCGATCGGCGCGTAGGAGCCGGAGATGAAGGCGTCCGGGTTCCCGGACCACATCTCGTCCTGCGCCTGTTTCGGAAACAATCCGCCGAGCCAGCTATGCGCCATGTAGAGACCGCACACCCAGGCCGATGAGGCGCAGACCTTGCCGATCACGAAACTGGTCTCAAGCATGGCTGAGAAGCCCATTTCGTGCCCGCCATAGGCTGCCGGCAGCAGAGTCTTATGCAGGCCGGTCTCGCGAAACAGCCCAACGGCTTCGTCCGACACCCGGCAATTGGCCTCGCATTGCGCCGCACGCTCGGCGAACCCGGCGACCAGGGCATGTCCGCGGGCGATCAGATCTTCGTAAGCCGGGGCTTTGACGGCATGACCGGAAACGGTCGCAATGCTCATGGCTCGTGTCCTCGATGGCGTGGGTCACTATAACAGTGCCACGCAACCCGGAACGCGAGGATTTGGAGGTCGCCTTTACCGGCCGAGCATTTCCGGTTCGGCCGGAGCTTCGTCCTGAGCGGTCTCGTGCGACGGGTCGATCTCGGCCGGCGGCGCCTCGACCACCTCTGGCAGCGGCGGTCGCATCTCGTCGCGCGCTGCATGCACGGCGCGGATGATGCCCTGATAGCCGGTGCAACGGCAAAGGTTCGACGACAGGACCTCGATCAGCTCCTCGTCAGTGATGTGCGGGTTCTTTTCCAACGCGCTCGCAGTCAGCATCAGGAAGCCCGGCGTGCAGAAGCCGCATTGCAGGCCGTGATGCGTCATGAAGGCGCGCTGCAACGGATGCAGCACGCCGTTCTTGGCGAGCCCCTCGACGGTGCGGATCGGCTTGCCCTGGGCCTGCACCGCGAACATCAGACAGGCGCGCACCGCCTCGCCGCCGACAATCACCGTGCAGGCGCCGCAGAAGCCATGCTCGCAGCCGATATGCGTGCCGGTGAGTCCGCAGTCGTCCCGGATGGTGTCGACCAGCGTCTTGCGCGACTCGACGCGCACCGCGTGGTCGCGGCCGTTGATGTTCAGCGTGAGGTCGAGCTTGTCATTCATGCTTGGCTTCAGTTCTTACCGCATAACGCGCTCTCGTGTCCCGGACGCGGTGCAGCGCGTAGCGTAAGCGAAGCGGTGCACCGCTGATCCGGGACCCCGGTTTCTTTCTTGGCAAGGATAGCAACCGGGGTCCCGGGTCTGCAGCGCATCACTTCGTGCTGCGCTGCGCCCGGGACACGAGAGCTGTTGTGCCGAAAATACATCGCCTTACTTCGGCAGGAACGCGCCGAACTTGCCGCGGACCAGCTCCTCGACCTCGTTACTGGCGCGCACCACGATCGGGAAGGTGTCGCGCCGGCTGAACGGCTTGCAGGCATCGATGACGACGCGGGCGTTGCGCGGATCGGTTTCCGAATAGGCCATCGGATCAAGCGCCGACGACCAGCAGCCGCGCAGGATTTCCATGCCCTCGCGCGGATCGCAACGCGTGCACATCGCCCAGATCACCTTGTCCATGTTGGCGGGGTCGATGTCCTCGTCCACCACCACGACGAAACGGTTCACATAGGCGCCGGCGTGGCACTGCGACGCAATGAGGCCGGCCTGCTTGGCGTGGCCGGCATACATCTGCTTGATCGATACCGTGAGCCAGAGCCGGCTGCCGCCGGCGGCATGCGACCACACGCCCCGCACCTCCGGCACGCCCGCGGCTTCGAGCTGATTCCACACCGCGCCCGAGCGATACGAGCCGCGATAGAACGAGTCGTCATCGGGCGGAATGCCGGGGATCGCGCCGAGCAGGATCGGATCGTCGCGATACATCATCGTTTCGATGCGGATCCGCGGCTCCTTCTTCAGACCGCCGGCGTAGTAGCCGGTCCACTCGCCGAGCGGGCCCTCGTCGATCTTGTCGTTGGGATGGATGAAGCCCTCGAAGGCGATCTCGGCATGCGCCGGGATCGGAAGCCCCGTCTTCGGGCCCTTGATCACCTGCACGGGCTCGCCGAGCAGACCGCCGGCCGCGTCGTATTCGTTCTTGCCGTGTGGGATTTCCAGGCCCGCGATCATGAACAGCGCCGGGTGCATGCCGCACACCACCGCAACCGGGCACGGCTGGCCGCGCTCGTGATACTTCTTCTGGATCATGTCGCCGTGCTTGCCCTTGGAGCACATCACGGTGGCGACGTTCTTGTCGTGAGCCTGCACGCGGTAGGCGCCGTAGTTGATCCAGCCGGTGTCCGGATCGCGCATGATCACCATGTCACCGGTGCCGATGTAGTAGCCGCCGTCGTGCTCGTGCCAGCGCGGCACCGGAATCTTGAACAGGTCGATATCGTCGCCGGTCTTGACGTTCTCGAGGAGCGCGCCGCTCGCGACCTCCACCGGCGGAATGGTCTTGGCGTCCTTCATGTACTTGCGCCAATGCCGGACCAGCTCGATCTCGGTGCCGTCGGCCGGATTGCCCATCGTCATGTTGATGCGGCGGATGGAAGTCAGAAGGTTCGCGAGGATGCGATGGCCCTTCGGATAGCCCGGGATGTTGTCGAACAGCACCAGCGGATTGCCGATCTTGCGCTGGAAGATGTCGACGATGCCGCCGATCTCGCGCTCCCGCTCGGCGCCGTCGATATGCGTCACCTCGCCGGCGGCCTCCATCTCGGCGAGCCAGGCACGGAGGTCCTGTTTCGGAGCGTTGGATTTGGCGGCAGCGGTGCGCGGATCGACGTTGGTGTTCATGACGATGGTCCAGTTCCGGAGAAGCAGGGAGTATAACGCATCGTCTCGCTATCGCACTAAGAAGCTAGCGAAAAGCTCCGACGTCATTCCGGGGCGCACGCGCAGCGTGCGAACCCGGAATCCAGATGAACAGGCAGTCCCGATTTGACTGAATTCCGGGTTCGCGCCTTCGGCGCGCCCCGGAATGACCGAAGCTAACGGAGCGCAAAACGCCGCGTGGCGATCTTTCTCTTCTCGTTCCACACTTCGGCACGCCACGTGCCTTTGACGATCTGTTCTTCGCTGCGGAACTCGAACGTCTTCGAAATCTCGTCGCCCAGCTTCGCTGTGCCGTCCTCGACGATCTCACGCGAGAACTTGCCGGTCTTGGGGTCCTTGATGCCGGGCCGTGGCGTCCGCCACACGATGCGCATCGCGACCTCGGCGCCCTTCGGCTCGCCGACCGGGCGGAACACCATGGTGAATTTGGTGCCAACCTTCACGCCGGTCCGGAGCATGGTGCGGGTGAAGAATTTCTCACGGAACTTGCCGCGCTTCACCTTTTCGCCGGGGCCATCAAAGCTCGCCGAAACCATGTCGACATATTCGATGTGCGGCACGGACTTCTCCGGCGCCGCCGTTTCGGTTTTCGACTGCGCCTGCGCCTGACTGGCCAATGCCAGCACTGCCGCACAGATAAAAGCTGCGCGGATCAAGCTTCCAGATGTCATCAAATGCTCCTGCCCCGATGGGCCATTAATGCTTGCCGTCGATGATCGCCTTCAAGCGTTGCGGCGTTACCGGCAATTCGGTGATCGCCCCCGGAATTCCAATAGCATCGTCGATGGCCGATGCAATCGCACCGCCGACCGCATTCACACCGCTCTCGCCCGCGCCTTTGATCCCTAACGGATTCAACGGGGTCGGGTGATCCTCCATCAGGAGGATTTCGATGTCCGGCACCTCTTTCACCGTCGGCAGCAGATAATCGCCGAAGGTGGAGGACAGCGGATCGCCGCGCTGGTTGTAGGTGAACTCTTCCATCAGCGCGCCGCCCAGGCCTTGGGCAAAGCCGCCGGCGATCTGACCTTTGACCAGCATGGGGTTGAGCGCACGGCCGACGTCGTAGCTGACCAGATAGCGCAGGACCTTCACGCCACCGGTATCCGGATCGACCTTCACCACGGCAAGATGATTGCCGTAGGGATAGACTTGGTGCTCCGTATAAAACCAGCCGTCGGACGAGAGCCCGGGTTCGCGGTCGCCTCGGACCTTGGAACTGGGCCCGAGTGCAGCCGCGATCTGACCGAGTGACACCGAGGGCCCGCTCTTCCTTCCGGCGATCACCACCTCGCCGTTGACGATGTCGAGCGTGTCGGCCGGCGACTGCAGCAGCTCGGCCGCCATGTCGAGCGCTTTCTTGCGCACGTTGAGCGCCGCGACGCGGGTCGCGGACGCCGTCATCACCGTGGCACGCGAGGCGTGCGCACCGATGCCGTGCTCGATGCGATTGGTCTGGCCGTGGATGACACGCATCTTCTTGTAGTCGGTGCCGAGGAATTCGGCCGCGACCTGCGCCATCACGGTCTCGAAGCCCTGCCCGATCGACGCGCCGCCGGTGATGACCTCGACGAAACCCGACGTATCGACCTGGATGCGCACGCCGTCAGCCGGACCGAGACCCGACTTCTCGACGAACATCGCGAGGCCGACGCCGACCATCTCGCCTTTGGCGCGACGCGCGGCAAGCTCCCGGTTGAGTTTCGGCCACTCCACATACGCGAGCGTGGCGTCGAGCAGCTTGTGGTAGTCGCCCGAGTCGAAATGGATCTCTTCGCCGAGCGCCTCGAGCGGCCGCTTGAACGGCATCTCCTCGACCGTGACGGCATTCCTGCGACGCACATGGATCGGATCGAGCCGCAACTGATGCGCAATGGCGTCGACCAGGCGCTCGCGCACGAAGGTGGTCTCGAAGCGTCCCGGCGCGCGATAGGTCGCGGCCGGCGTCTTGTTGGTCAGGCGGAAATGGCACGTCGCCCGGTAGGCGCCGGGCACGCGATAGGGCCCCGGCAGGATGCCGCAGGTCATCATCGCGACGCGCGTCGCGTGCGTGCGCACATAGGCGCCGTTGTCGTGGAAGATCTCGTCGTCGATGGCGAGGATCTCGCCCTCGTCCGTGACCGCCGCGCGAATGTGATGATGCTGGTTGCGCGAATGGTTGGCGGCGATCAGATGCTCGCGCCGGTCTTCGATCCATTTCACCGGCCGCTCGAAGCGGATCGCCGCGACGCAGACCAGGATGTCCTCGGGATAGATTTCGCCACGGATGCCGAAGCCGCCGCCGACATGAGCTTCGAAACATTGCACCGAGGACGGCGCGCGATTGAGCATGCGCGCGATCAGCTCTTTGTTCCGGTGCGGCACCTTCGCTGCGCCATGCAGCTCAACGACGTCGCGTGACGCGTCGTAATTCCCGATGGCGCCGCGCGTCTCCAGCGGCACGCCGGAGTGCCGGCCGCTGGTGAGCTTCAATTCGACAATATGTGGCGCGGCCCCGAACACCGCTTCGACGTCGCCATACCCCTGATGCAGGATGTCGGCTTCGGTGTCGCGGGCGAACGAGAACTCGCCGGGCTCGTCGCGGGCATCGAGCAGCGCCGGCAGCTCTTCGACTTCCATGGTGACGAGGTCGCCGGCGTCCTCGGCCACATAAGGATCCTCGGCGAACACCACGGCGATCGGCTCGCCGACATAGCGCACCTTGTGTTGCGCCAGCACCGGCTGGCGATAGGGCGCGAGTTTCTCGATCGAACCTTCGCGGAAATCAATCGGCGGCACATCGGCAATGTCGTCTGCGGTCCACACCGCGACCACGCCCGGCACATCGCGCGCCGCATCGGTGTAGATCGATTTGATGTTGGCGTGGGCGTGGTTGGAGCGCACCACGCGCATGTGAAGCTGGCGCGCGAAGTTGATATCCGCGGCAAAGCGACCGCGCCCGGTGACCAGCGGCGGGTCTTCGACGCGCTCGACCGGCTTTCCGATCCAGACGGAGGGACGTGGCGCGTCGTTCATTCGTCGGTCTCTGCCGGGTTGGCGTTCTGCAGCGCACGGATCACCATGGTGCGCACGATGCCGAGCCGATAGTCGGCGCTGATGTTGTCATCTTCGAGCGGGTCGATGGCCTTGGCGGCGGCGTGGGCCGCCGCCTGGAAGGTGCCGAGGTTCGGCGGCCGGCCGATCAGGGCACGCTCGGCCTCGATGATGCGTCGCGGCGCGGCCTCGGCGCCGCCGACCGCAATCCGCATGTCGCTCATGATGCCGCCCTTGAGCCGGTAGCTCGCGACCGCCATCGCAATTCCGTAATCGCCGCCACGGCGGCTGAACTCGGCGAAGCCCGCGTAGGTATCCTGCGACAGGATCGGCAGCCGCACCTCGGTGAGGAGTTCGTCCTCGCGCAGCGCCGTGGTCATGATGCTCTGGAAGAAATCGCGCGCCGGAATGAGCCGCGCCCCGCCCTTCTTGCTCTCGGCCAGCATGTCGGCATCGAGCGCGGCGGCGACCGTGCACCATTCCGACGCCGGGTCGGCATGCGCGATGCTGCCGCAGAAGGTGCCGCGGGTGCGGATGGGCTGGTGGGCGATGTGCTTGACGACCTCGGACAGGAGCCGACCGAGTGGACCGTCATCGATCGGCTTTTCGAACGCCGAATGGCGCGTGCCCGCGCCGATGTGCAGCTTGCCGTCCTTGATTTCGAGATAGTTCAGCTCGCTGACGCCGTTGATGTCGACGAGATGCTTGGGTTTCGCCAACCGGAACGCCATGGTCGGCACGAGGCTCTGGCCGCCGGCGATCACACGGCCGTCGTCATCGGCAAATTCGGCCAGCAGCGCGAGGGTTTCGTCGACGGTCTTGGGGGCGTGATACTGGAACGGGGCGGGCTTCATAATAAGGACTGTCGATCCCCGTTGGGCTTGCCTCAATGCAAAACGAAGGCGGGAGCATAGGGCCGAGCTTCGGGCGCTTCAATGCTTTGAAAGCGCGGGCATTTTTCGGCCATCCGGCACGGATGCATAGCCCATCCATTGGCCGGGACGCGCGTCCAAGGCTATAAGCGGCGGCCTCCACCGCCTGCTCTCACAGCCATGCCGCAATCCATCGGACAGCCGCTCCGCCGCAAGGAAGACCTGCGCCTCCTCACCGGCAGCGGCCGTTTCAGCGACGACGTCAGGCTCGAAGGCCAAGCCTATGCCTTCGTGCTGCGCTCGCCGCATGCCCATGCGCGGATTCGTTCGATCGACGTGAAAGCCGCGCAAGCGATGCCGGGCGTGCTCGCAGTGCTGACCGGCGCGGATGCCGAAGCCGACGGGCTGAAGGACATCCCGCATACGCCGATACCGATGAAGCCGCCGGCGGACATCCTCCTGATCAACCGCGACGGCACGCCGCACGGCTACGCGCCGCAACACCTCTTGCCGACCGACCGGGTGCGTTACGTCGGTCAGCAGGTCGCGATGGTGGTGGCCGAGACCGTGGCGCAGGCGAAGGACGCCGCGGAAAAGATCGCGGTCGAATACGAGCCGATCGACGTGGTCGTCGCCGGACGCGATGCCGTCGAGGCGCGAGCGCCGCGGCTTTATGACAATGTTGCGAACGTCTGCATCGACGCAGACGTCGGCGATGTCGAGGCGACCAAAACGGCGTTTGCGAAAGCCGCGCATATCGCGCGCTTCACAACAGACGTGCAGCGCGTCACCGGCGTGCCGCTCGATGCGCGGGCCGCCGTCGGCGTCTACGATCCGGCATTGAAGAAATACACGCTGCATGCGGGCTCAGGCGGCGTGGTGCGGCAGAAGGCCGAGCTGGCCGGCGTGCTCGGCGTGCCGCCCAGCGACGTCCGCGTCGAATGCGGCGACGTCGGCGGCAATTACGGCACCCGCAACGCCTTCTATCCGGAGTTCGCACTGGTGGTATGGGCCGCGAAGCGCCTCGGCCGTCCGGTGAAATGGACCTGCGAGCGCTCGGAAGCGTTCGCCAGCGACTATCAGGGCCGCGATCAGGCGATCACTCTCGAACTTGCGCTCGACCAGAAGGGCAAGTTCCTCGCCGTTCGCGGCGAGGTGATCATGAATGTCGGCGCGCACAGCGTGATGTTCGTGCCGCTCGTCAAATGCAGCGAGCTTCTCACCTCGGTCTATCGCGTGCCGACCGCGCATATCCGCTCGCGCGCGGCGCTCACCAACACGGTGCCGACCAGCCCCTATCGCAGCGCCGGCCGGCCCGAGGCGATGTTCGCAGTCGAACGCGTCATCGACGTGGCAGCGCACCAGCTCGGCCAAGACCGCGTCACGCTGCGACGGCGCAATCTCATTCCGCCGTCGGCGCAGCCTTATCCCAATCCGCTCGGCATGACCTACGACTCCGGCGACTACGCCAAGGTCATGGACCGCACGCTCGAGCTCGCCGACTGGAGGGGCTTTTCGAAACGAAAGCGCGACAGCAAGCGCCGGGGCAAACTCCGCGGCATCGGGCTCGCCAACTACATTGAATCGACAAGCGGCGCGCCGCGCGAATACGCCAAGGTCGACGTGCTGCCCGAGGGCCGCGTCGACGTCACCGTTGGCACGCTCTCCAGCGGCCAAGGCCACGAGACGAGCTTTGCCCAATGCATCGGCGAATGGCTCGGCGTCGAGGTCGACAGCATCCGTCTCATCCAGGGCGACACCGACATCGTGCCGGTCGGCGGCGGCTCACATTCGGCGCGCTCAATGCGCATGGGCGGCGTGGTGATGGGCAAGGCCTCGCAGGCGGTGATCGCCAAGGCGACGAAGATCGCAGCCCACGTGATGGAAGCCGACTCGGCCGACATCGCGTTTCGCGACGGCCGCTTCACGGTGACCGGCACCGACCGTTCCATCGGATTGTTCGAGGTGGCGAAGGCTGCGCGGGAGCGTAGCGACCTGCCCCAGGATATGCGCGGACCGCTTGCCGCCGACTGCGACGATCTGATCCTGATCGCGGGCTTTCCGTTCGGCAGCGCTATCTGCGAGGTCGAGATCGACCCCGACACCGGACACACCGATATCGTGCGCTACACCGCGATCGATGACGTCGGCCGGGCCGTCAATCCGCTCATTCTGCACGGCCAGACCCATGGCGGCATCGTCCAGGGCGTCGGTCAGGCGATGTGGGAGCATTCCCATTACGACCCAAAGAGCGGCCAGCTTCTGGCCGGCTCGATGATGGACTACGCCATGCCGCGGGCGCCGATGCTGCCCTCTTTCACCACCGAAATCAGCGAAACGCTGGCGCCCGGCAATCCGCTCGGCGTGCGGGGCGGCGGCGAAGGCGGGACCACCCCTGCGCTGGCGGTGGTGGTCAATGCCGTGGTCGATGCGCTATCGGAATACGGCGTGACGCATCTGGAAATGCCGCTGACGGCGGAGCGGGTGTGGCGCGCGATCCGGGACGGAAGGGCAAAGACAAAGAAGCGCTGACCCCCTCCCCGACCCTCCCCCTTTCAGGGGGAGGGAGACGGTGCCGCACGACCTTCCTCCCCCTGAAAGGGGGAGGAATGAGGTGGGGGTCAGATCAGTGACGTTGAAAGTTGGAGGAGAAGAAAAATGGCTGACGATATTCTGGTGAAGCAGGACGGACCGATCCTCCGCATCACGCTCAACGCCCCGGATCGCGGCAACGCGGTGACCGACGACATGGTCATCCGGCTGACCAAGATGATCAACGAGGCCGGCAAGACCGCCGACATCGTGGTGCTGCGCGGCGCCGGCAAGGACTTCTGCGTCGGCCGCGCCGGCATGGGCGCGCGGCCGAGTCCGGAGCCCACCGCGTATACGCGGCGCAATTTCTCCGACGTGGTGTTCGACGCTTACGGCGCGATGCGCAACTGCCCGATCCCGATCATCGCCGTGGTGCAGGGCGGCGCGCATGGCTTCGGCTGCGCCATCGCCGCAGCCTGCGACATCACCATCGCGAGCGACAAGGCGAGCTTCTCGGTGCCCGAGATGGCGCACCAGATCATGCCGACCATGGTGATGTCGTCCTTCGTCGACCGCGTGCCGCGGAAGGCCATGGCCTATCTGGTCTACTCGATGTTCGAAGTGACGCCCGAGCGTGCCCTGTCTTACGGCATCGTCAGCGACGTGGTGCCGGCGGCCCAGCTCGACAGCCATGTCGACAAGCTCACTGCGGCGATGCTGAAGGCACCGCGCATCTCGCTCACCAGCGCCAAGGAATACGTCCGCACCGGTCCGGATATGTCGACCGCGGGCGCCGTGGAATATGCACGCAACTTGCATGCCGTGATCAACGCCGCCGAAGAGATCAGAAAGCCGCGCGGCTAGCCCACCGCGGTCATGGCCGGGCTTGTCCCGGCCATCTCGCTTAGGAAGGCACTGTGCCCACCTGAGCGAGATGCGCGGGTCAAGCCCGCGCATGACAGCGGAGTAAATGGCGCCGATAGAAAACTAGGAACCGACAATGAAAGTGTTCATCTTCGACCTGCTCGCCTACGGCAAGCACTTCGACCAATACAAGCAGACCAAGTATCTGCCGTATCCGCTCGGCAGCGATCACTATGATCGCGAGGTCGCGGCGCAGACCTATGAGCAGCACCTGCAATGCTGGGAGGAGATGGACAAGCTCGGCTTCGACGGCGTCGGGCTGAACGAACATCACACCACGCCGCACGGACTGATGAACTCGCCCAATATGATGGCGGCGGTGGCGGCGCAGCGCACCAAGAAACTGAAGTTCCTGATGCTCGGCAACCTCGTGCCGCTGCACAATCCGCTGCGCATCGCCGAGGAGCTGGCGATGGCCGACACCATGTCGCGCGGGCGCATCCTGTCGGGCTTCGCCCGCGGCGTGCCACGCGAGTACAACGTCTACGGCGTGCCGATGAGCGAGTCGCGGGCGCGCTTCGAGGAGGCGGTCGACATCATCCTCAAGGCCTGGACCGAGTCGAAGTTCTCCTACGAGGGCAAATACTGGTCCTACAAGGACATCTCGATCTGGCCGCGGCCCTACACCCAACCTCATCCGCCCGTGTGGGTGCCGTTCACCGGCTCCGCGGAAACCATCGAATGGGCCGGCAAGCACAACTTCAGCGCTGTCATCCCCGATCACCATCGCGGGCTGACGCAGGACATCGTCGGCTATTTCGCAAAGCAGCTTCACGCCAACGGCCACAAGATCACGCCGGAGCACATGTGCTTCTTCACCGACGCCTATGTGGCGAAGGATCGCGAGACCGCGATCAAGGAGTACAGCCCGTTCTATCTCTATTTCGTGCAGACGCTGTGGCACCACGGCTCGCTGGAAAAGGCGTCGCAACCCCAGGGCACGGGTTACCGGTCGTCATCGTCGACGGACTACATCAAGCCCGAGAACCGGGTCGGCGTCGGCGTCGACCGCGAGGGCATGCAGAAGACCACGCTGGCCGACATCGAGCACAAGATCTCGTCCGGCGAGCTGTCATGGGGCTCGCCCAAGGAGGTCGCCGACAACCTGATCGAAGGCGCCGAGCGCATGGGTGCCAACAACCTGCTCATCAACATGAACGTCGGCGCCATGGCGCATGACGTGTTCCTGGAGCAGATCCGCCGCTTCGGCCGGGACGTCCTGCCGCGGCTGCAAGCCCACCAGGTCAAGCGCGTGCCGGCCGCGGAGACGGTGCCGGCTTAGTACTTCACCCTTTGCCAAGCAGCAGGCGCTCGTGTCCCGGGCGCAGCGCAGCGCGTAG
The Rhodoplanes sp. Z2-YC6860 genome window above contains:
- a CDS encoding RNA polymerase sigma factor, whose protein sequence is MTATDIHRTIQAVFRIEQAKLIAGLARITRDVGLAEELAQDALVAALEEWPRTGIPDKPGAWLTAAARHRAIDHFRRMRLAERKHDEIGHEQQSLERDMPDLDSALDDDIGDDLLRLIFTACHPVLSPEARAALTLRLVGGLTTDEIARAYLVAEPTIAQRIVRAKRTLSEAGVPFEVPHGADRGERLASVLDVIYLIFNEGYAATAGEDWMRPALSEEALRLGRILAGLAPLEPEVHGLVALMEIAASRFGARTGPDGEPILLLDQNRARWDQLLIRRGLAALALAESLGGEPEPYQLQAAIAACHARARVARDTDWPRIVALYGALAELVPSPVIELNRAVAVGMASGPAAGLELVDALSAEPALKSYHLLPSVRGDLLVKLGRHAEARAEFERAAQLTRNERERKLLLARAAEASAN
- a CDS encoding acyl-CoA dehydrogenase family protein; amino-acid sequence: MSIATVSGHAVKAPAYEDLIARGHALVAGFAERAAQCEANCRVSDEAVGLFRETGLHKTLLPAAYGGHEMGFSAMLETSFVIGKVCASSAWVCGLYMAHSWLGGLFPKQAQDEMWSGNPDAFISGSYAPIGKATVVEGGYRLSGRFPFSSGSPGAAWNLCGAMLPVGPEGKPVPAFTLVPKADYKIDWESWRPVGLAGTGSYDVLVDNAFVPAHRVLRFSDAVGSTAPGAESNKNPLYRVSLLTEVPFALAMPAVAAAAGALERFIDENKVRQTHGAVVLGGKRIADFQTIQKRVGEAAARIDACRLSAQHVVDVAEREVRQDGKQSMATRLLARRTQSFIAQEAKTAVDLIFDAAGGRCLQHGHPLQRAWRDVAAVNHHISLNFDAVMSMYGQFTFGLPLEGQY
- a CDS encoding (2Fe-2S)-binding protein, producing the protein MNDKLDLTLNINGRDHAVRVESRKTLVDTIRDDCGLTGTHIGCEHGFCGACTVIVGGEAVRACLMFAVQAQGKPIRTVEGLAKNGVLHPLQRAFMTHHGLQCGFCTPGFLMLTASALEKNPHITDEELIEVLSSNLCRCTGYQGIIRAVHAARDEMRPPLPEVVEAPPAEIDPSHETAQDEAPAEPEMLGR
- a CDS encoding UbiD family decarboxylase: MNTNVDPRTAAAKSNAPKQDLRAWLAEMEAAGEVTHIDGAEREREIGGIVDIFQRKIGNPLVLFDNIPGYPKGHRILANLLTSIRRINMTMGNPADGTEIELVRHWRKYMKDAKTIPPVEVASGALLENVKTGDDIDLFKIPVPRWHEHDGGYYIGTGDMVIMRDPDTGWINYGAYRVQAHDKNVATVMCSKGKHGDMIQKKYHERGQPCPVAVVCGMHPALFMIAGLEIPHGKNEYDAAGGLLGEPVQVIKGPKTGLPIPAHAEIAFEGFIHPNDKIDEGPLGEWTGYYAGGLKKEPRIRIETMMYRDDPILLGAIPGIPPDDDSFYRGSYRSGAVWNQLEAAGVPEVRGVWSHAAGGSRLWLTVSIKQMYAGHAKQAGLIASQCHAGAYVNRFVVVVDEDIDPANMDKVIWAMCTRCDPREGMEILRGCWSSALDPMAYSETDPRNARVVIDACKPFSRRDTFPIVVRASNEVEELVRGKFGAFLPK
- a CDS encoding DUF3859 domain-containing protein; the encoded protein is MTSGSLIRAAFICAAVLALASQAQAQSKTETAAPEKSVPHIEYVDMVSASFDGPGEKVKRGKFREKFFTRTMLRTGVKVGTKFTMVFRPVGEPKGAEVAMRIVWRTPRPGIKDPKTGKFSREIVEDGTAKLGDEISKTFEFRSEEQIVKGTWRAEVWNEKRKIATRRFALR
- a CDS encoding xanthine dehydrogenase family protein molybdopterin-binding subunit; the encoded protein is MNDAPRPSVWIGKPVERVEDPPLVTGRGRFAADINFARQLHMRVVRSNHAHANIKSIYTDAARDVPGVVAVWTADDIADVPPIDFREGSIEKLAPYRQPVLAQHKVRYVGEPIAVVFAEDPYVAEDAGDLVTMEVEELPALLDARDEPGEFSFARDTEADILHQGYGDVEAVFGAAPHIVELKLTSGRHSGVPLETRGAIGNYDASRDVVELHGAAKVPHRNKELIARMLNRAPSSVQCFEAHVGGGFGIRGEIYPEDILVCVAAIRFERPVKWIEDRREHLIAANHSRNQHHHIRAAVTDEGEILAIDDEIFHDNGAYVRTHATRVAMMTCGILPGPYRVPGAYRATCHFRLTNKTPAATYRAPGRFETTFVRERLVDAIAHQLRLDPIHVRRRNAVTVEEMPFKRPLEALGEEIHFDSGDYHKLLDATLAYVEWPKLNRELAARRAKGEMVGVGLAMFVEKSGLGPADGVRIQVDTSGFVEVITGGASIGQGFETVMAQVAAEFLGTDYKKMRVIHGQTNRIEHGIGAHASRATVMTASATRVAALNVRKKALDMAAELLQSPADTLDIVNGEVVIAGRKSGPSVSLGQIAAALGPSSKVRGDREPGLSSDGWFYTEHQVYPYGNHLAVVKVDPDTGGVKVLRYLVSYDVGRALNPMLVKGQIAGGFAQGLGGALMEEFTYNQRGDPLSSTFGDYLLPTVKEVPDIEILLMEDHPTPLNPLGIKGAGESGVNAVGGAIASAIDDAIGIPGAITELPVTPQRLKAIIDGKH